From the genome of Vibrio porteresiae DSM 19223, one region includes:
- a CDS encoding urea amidolyase associated protein UAAP1 encodes MSSNFEPITTDLIPGASHWSLVVPKGHVIRFTDVQGGANLSVLFYNPKNLLERYNAPDTLKCQHTFKLTTGNCLYSDMGRVFASIVRDDTGWIDTVTGVANKAKVAAQWGDRDYQHERNHWKQNGYDSLVVEVAKYGLGQRDLAANLNLFTKVSTDSEGFMHFAEGHSKAGDVIELRIEMDTLVVLTTCPHPMNPAEKYPYKPVEIAVAKADPMTEDDVCLNSREENRRGFENNRRYHMTSSILEH; translated from the coding sequence ATGTCATCGAATTTTGAACCCATCACCACCGATTTGATTCCCGGTGCCTCGCACTGGTCTTTGGTGGTGCCTAAAGGACATGTGATCCGCTTTACCGATGTGCAAGGCGGAGCCAACTTGAGCGTGCTGTTTTATAACCCCAAGAATCTATTAGAGCGCTATAACGCGCCCGACACGTTGAAATGCCAACACACCTTTAAGCTCACCACGGGTAACTGCCTTTACTCGGATATGGGACGCGTATTTGCGTCTATCGTTCGCGACGATACCGGTTGGATTGATACGGTGACCGGTGTGGCCAATAAAGCCAAAGTGGCGGCGCAATGGGGCGATCGCGATTATCAACATGAACGTAATCACTGGAAGCAGAATGGTTACGATAGCTTAGTGGTGGAAGTGGCGAAATACGGTTTAGGTCAACGTGATTTGGCCGCCAACCTTAACCTGTTTACCAAAGTTTCCACCGATTCAGAAGGCTTTATGCACTTCGCAGAAGGCCATAGTAAAGCAGGCGATGTGATTGAACTGCGCATTGAAATGGATACGCTGGTGGTGCTGACAACCTGCCCACACCCAATGAATCCTGCAGAAAAATACCCATACAAACCAGTCGAAATCGCGGTGGCAAAAGCAGACCCTATGACCGAAGACGATGTGTGTTTGAATTCTCGCGAAGAGAATCGCCGCGGCTTTGAAAACAATCGCCGTTACCACATGACCAGCTCAATTTTGGAACACTAA
- a CDS encoding ABC transporter substrate-binding protein, with amino-acid sequence MSTTGKSSFIRRAVLKALVPVLASSAAFATFATQADTLKIGYSDWPGWVAWQIALDKGWFKQAGVDVDFEWFDYSASIDAFAAGKIDAVTMTNGDTLVTGASGGKGTMILVNDYSNGNDMIIGKPGIRKITDLKGKKVAVEKGFVEHLLLLKALEKNGMKESDVEIVNAKTNELPQVLGSGEVDAVGAWQPVSGQSMKFTPGARPIFTSANEPGLIYDTLTVSPTSLAKDRADWVKVAKVWDQVVAYINDPKTQADAVKIMSARVGVTPQEYLPLLKGTKLLTLDEGMKVMKQGPTFSSLYGSSQISDKFNVDNAVYSTPQNVASYIDTSITKDALQ; translated from the coding sequence ATGTCTACTACCGGTAAGTCTTCATTTATTCGACGTGCAGTCTTAAAAGCGTTAGTCCCTGTGCTGGCGTCTTCTGCTGCATTTGCAACATTTGCTACTCAAGCCGACACATTAAAAATTGGTTACAGCGATTGGCCCGGCTGGGTTGCTTGGCAAATTGCCTTAGACAAAGGTTGGTTTAAACAAGCTGGCGTGGATGTGGATTTTGAGTGGTTTGACTACTCCGCTTCTATCGATGCGTTCGCCGCAGGGAAAATCGATGCAGTGACCATGACCAACGGCGACACGCTCGTCACTGGCGCATCCGGTGGTAAAGGCACCATGATTTTGGTCAACGACTACTCCAACGGTAACGACATGATCATCGGTAAGCCGGGCATTCGTAAAATCACCGATCTCAAAGGCAAGAAAGTTGCGGTTGAAAAAGGCTTTGTGGAACATCTTCTACTCCTAAAAGCCCTTGAAAAAAATGGCATGAAAGAGTCTGACGTTGAAATCGTGAACGCCAAAACCAACGAACTGCCACAAGTGCTTGGCTCAGGTGAAGTGGATGCGGTCGGTGCATGGCAACCTGTCTCTGGTCAATCAATGAAATTCACCCCAGGCGCTCGTCCTATTTTCACATCAGCCAATGAACCAGGCCTGATTTACGACACCCTAACCGTTAGCCCAACCAGCCTTGCTAAAGATCGCGCTGACTGGGTCAAAGTCGCCAAAGTGTGGGACCAAGTGGTCGCTTATATCAACGATCCCAAAACTCAAGCTGACGCGGTTAAGATCATGTCTGCTCGTGTAGGGGTAACGCCTCAAGAGTACCTACCGCTGCTTAAAGGCACCAAATTGCTGACGCTCGACGAAGGAATGAAAGTGATGAAACAAGGTCCAACCTTCTCTTCACTGTATGGCTCTTCTCAAATTTCCGACAAGTTTAACGTTGATAACGCGGTGTATAGCACTCCACAAAATGTCGCTAGCTACATCGACACCTCAATCACTAAAGACGCGTTGCAATAA
- a CDS encoding ABC transporter permease, with translation MSKTNWFAVRTELEPRKRVVLGTLSFLLPILIWAAISYLPFIWHPKMEITDQGGVDYFQVGMLVDKSLFNEESANMKQQHLALPQGAPANPIYLPGPIEVAKALYTGFTQKPLQPGAPWLHESLWHSIQIIFWGFVISSIIGVPLGIICGTYTAIARLFEPFIEFFRYLPAPAFGALAVAILGIYDGPKITIIVIGTLFQQVLIISNTARKFDYTLLEAALTLGTKKSQLLTKVVIPGILPDLYRDQRILLGWAWTYLIVAELIGTSSGITWYITQQARYQHFDNVFAAIFIIGFIGLGCDLLLAKLGNKLFPWVITNKS, from the coding sequence ATGAGCAAAACAAATTGGTTCGCTGTAAGAACCGAATTAGAACCAAGGAAAAGAGTCGTATTGGGAACCCTCTCATTCCTGCTACCGATCCTGATATGGGCAGCGATAAGTTACCTGCCCTTTATCTGGCACCCGAAAATGGAGATCACCGACCAAGGTGGTGTCGACTATTTTCAGGTGGGAATGCTCGTGGATAAATCGTTATTTAACGAAGAGTCCGCCAACATGAAACAGCAGCACCTTGCCCTACCGCAAGGCGCACCAGCAAACCCTATTTACCTACCCGGACCGATTGAAGTTGCCAAAGCGCTGTACACCGGTTTTACCCAAAAACCACTTCAGCCCGGCGCGCCTTGGCTGCATGAGAGCTTATGGCACAGTATCCAAATCATCTTCTGGGGCTTTGTGATTTCCTCCATCATCGGCGTGCCACTGGGGATCATTTGCGGTACTTACACCGCCATAGCCCGCCTATTTGAACCCTTTATTGAGTTTTTCCGCTACTTACCCGCACCAGCATTTGGTGCGTTAGCGGTAGCGATTTTAGGCATTTATGATGGCCCAAAAATCACCATTATCGTGATTGGTACGCTGTTTCAACAAGTGCTGATCATCTCCAATACGGCGCGCAAATTTGATTACACCTTACTGGAAGCAGCGCTCACTCTTGGCACTAAGAAAAGCCAACTGTTAACCAAAGTGGTGATTCCGGGCATTTTGCCCGACTTGTATCGCGACCAACGTATTTTGCTCGGCTGGGCATGGACTTACCTTATCGTGGCAGAACTGATTGGCACCAGCAGCGGCATCACTTGGTACATCACTCAACAGGCGCGTTATCAACATTTCGATAATGTGTTTGCCGCGATCTTCATCATCGGCTTTATCGGCCTTGGCTGCGATCTGCTCCTTGCCAAGCTGGGTAACAAGCTTTTCCCTTGGGTTATCACCAATAAATCTTAA
- a CDS encoding ABC transporter ATP-binding protein, translated as MQTTTALTSYLEQSDEVKARFAAIKERPVILEVNHLGKTYPSHQGTVEALRDVNFKIHRREFVCVIGPSGCGKSSLIRTLAGLETVTSGEILIDGNPIDGPGQDRGMVFQGYTLFPWLTVKKNVMFGLERAGKSRIEAESDALMWLDLVGLDKFADAYPHQLSGGMKQRVAIARSLATQPRILLMDEPFGALDAQTRTKMQSHLLDIWKNIDITVLFITHDLDEAVFLADRILVLKAHPGEVQELIEVPVPRPRTLDQLNSPEFLATRARVDELIHPPVTEEEGEDISARIIRLTKVTDNVE; from the coding sequence ATGCAAACCACAACGGCGTTAACTAGCTATCTTGAGCAATCCGACGAAGTGAAAGCGCGCTTTGCGGCGATCAAAGAGCGTCCAGTCATTCTGGAAGTGAACCATTTAGGCAAAACCTACCCCTCACACCAAGGCACCGTGGAAGCGCTACGCGATGTGAACTTTAAAATTCATCGCCGTGAATTTGTCTGTGTGATTGGCCCTTCTGGCTGCGGTAAATCAAGTTTAATTCGTACCTTAGCAGGACTCGAAACCGTTACCTCCGGCGAGATTTTAATTGATGGCAATCCCATCGATGGCCCAGGACAAGACCGCGGCATGGTGTTTCAAGGCTACACCTTATTTCCTTGGCTCACAGTGAAGAAGAACGTGATGTTCGGACTCGAACGCGCTGGCAAAAGCCGCATTGAAGCAGAATCCGACGCCCTGATGTGGCTTGATTTGGTGGGGCTGGACAAATTTGCCGACGCCTATCCTCATCAACTCTCTGGCGGGATGAAACAGCGTGTTGCTATTGCCCGCTCTCTTGCCACACAGCCGCGTATTCTGTTGATGGATGAACCGTTTGGCGCGCTTGATGCGCAAACGCGCACCAAGATGCAATCGCACTTGCTGGATATCTGGAAAAACATCGACATCACCGTGCTGTTTATTACTCACGATTTAGATGAAGCGGTGTTTCTCGCCGACCGAATTTTGGTGCTCAAAGCGCACCCCGGTGAAGTGCAAGAACTGATTGAAGTGCCCGTACCGCGCCCTCGCACGTTAGATCAGCTCAATTCACCAGAATTTCTTGCCACCCGTGCGCGCGTCGATGAACTGATTCACCCGCCAGTTACCGAGGAAGAAGGCGAAGACATCAGCGCCCGCATTATTCGCCTCACCAAAGTGACCGACAACGTCGAATAG
- a CDS encoding creatininase family protein, whose product MQWNELSWQEIPAVLQAVNGAAILPVGATEQHGPHLGCGVDAVIASKLCQVVSQQTQVPMLPTLPYGCSLGHSAKWPGTISLQPITLIETVKQIGDWAYRSGVRRLFIVNAHVTNEAPLRCALEMLRAEYDDFYVNLTCTGKLTQRVTDFHCADADDWHANDAETSLMLAIAREQIRQHDFAAADDPDRTERLVFAHPVNHTSLNGVTGTPSDASFAKGEQGFAWMVDDLCELIRRGIDEQAPL is encoded by the coding sequence ATGCAATGGAATGAACTGAGCTGGCAAGAGATACCTGCCGTGCTGCAAGCCGTGAATGGCGCAGCGATTTTACCCGTTGGCGCGACTGAGCAACACGGCCCACACCTTGGCTGCGGCGTGGATGCAGTGATCGCCAGCAAACTGTGCCAAGTGGTATCGCAGCAGACCCAAGTCCCGATGCTACCGACCCTGCCTTATGGCTGCTCGCTAGGCCACAGCGCCAAATGGCCGGGTACGATCTCGCTCCAGCCGATTACCTTGATTGAAACCGTCAAACAGATTGGCGATTGGGCCTATCGCAGCGGCGTGCGCAGGCTGTTTATTGTCAATGCGCATGTGACCAATGAAGCGCCGCTGCGCTGCGCGTTAGAAATGTTGCGCGCGGAGTATGACGACTTTTATGTCAACCTCACCTGCACCGGCAAGCTGACTCAGCGCGTGACGGATTTTCACTGCGCCGATGCCGACGATTGGCACGCTAATGACGCCGAAACCTCACTGATGCTGGCCATCGCTCGTGAGCAAATTCGCCAGCACGATTTTGCCGCCGCCGATGACCCCGATCGCACCGAGCGTTTGGTGTTTGCGCATCCGGTCAATCACACCAGTTTAAACGGCGTTACTGGCACCCCCAGCGACGCCTCATTTGCCAAAGGCGAGCAAGGCTTTGCATGGATGGTCGATGATCTGTGCGAGCTGATTCGCCGTGGCATTGACGAACAAGCGCCACTTTAA
- the glnT gene encoding type III glutamate--ammonia ligase, translated as MSQQALSAEQIAQVQNDLKQKGVKYCIGAYVDIHGVQKGKVVPIDHLPQMLKGSERYTGYALDGLGQAPNDEELVSVPDLSKIIQLPWEPKLAWMPADLHFQGKPYELSTRVALQKQIAEANALGFGMNLGIECEIYLLNRDESGKISVPHPRDNLTKPCYDMQGFIDNFSWLDKVATTINELGWDLYSFDHEDANGQFEFDFKYADALETCDRLTFFRFMAKHFADEEGLIATMMPKPFANKTGNGAHFNMSLYDIETKANLFECDPKEDPRGLGLTELGYYFIGGILKHGRALCAAFAPTVNSYKRLVRRGEMATFSWAPVFNSYGSNNRTNSVRVPFNGGRCESRNADGAVNPYLACTLALAAGLDGIRNKIDPGKPNEDNLYEINDAERRDRGIEFLPHTLQDAINAFAADPLVEQALGTELKQEFIRYKTMEWEAYHLTISEWELERYMDMF; from the coding sequence ATGTCACAGCAAGCCCTATCTGCAGAGCAGATTGCCCAAGTTCAAAACGATCTCAAACAGAAAGGCGTTAAGTACTGCATTGGTGCTTACGTCGATATTCACGGCGTGCAAAAAGGCAAAGTGGTCCCTATCGACCACCTACCACAGATGCTCAAAGGGTCAGAACGTTACACTGGCTATGCCCTTGATGGCCTTGGCCAAGCGCCCAATGATGAAGAGCTGGTTTCTGTGCCAGATTTAAGCAAAATCATCCAGTTACCTTGGGAGCCAAAACTCGCGTGGATGCCAGCCGACCTGCATTTTCAGGGCAAACCATACGAGCTGAGTACCCGCGTGGCATTGCAAAAGCAGATAGCAGAAGCCAACGCACTGGGCTTTGGTATGAACCTTGGCATTGAGTGTGAAATCTACCTGCTCAATCGCGATGAATCGGGCAAAATTTCCGTTCCACACCCACGCGATAACCTGACTAAGCCTTGTTATGACATGCAAGGATTTATCGATAACTTCTCTTGGCTCGATAAAGTGGCGACCACCATTAACGAGCTTGGTTGGGATCTCTACTCTTTCGACCATGAAGATGCTAACGGTCAGTTTGAGTTCGATTTCAAATACGCCGACGCCCTTGAAACCTGTGACCGCTTAACCTTCTTCCGCTTTATGGCGAAACACTTTGCCGACGAAGAGGGCTTGATCGCCACCATGATGCCGAAACCGTTCGCCAATAAAACCGGTAACGGCGCGCACTTTAATATGTCGCTCTATGACATTGAAACTAAGGCCAATCTCTTTGAGTGCGACCCAAAAGAGGACCCACGCGGTTTAGGCTTAACTGAACTCGGTTACTACTTTATCGGCGGCATTTTAAAACATGGCCGCGCTCTGTGTGCCGCGTTCGCACCTACGGTCAACAGCTATAAACGCTTAGTGCGCCGCGGAGAAATGGCGACATTCTCATGGGCACCAGTGTTTAACTCTTACGGTTCTAATAACCGCACTAACTCAGTGCGCGTTCCTTTTAATGGCGGACGCTGCGAATCGCGCAACGCCGATGGCGCAGTCAACCCCTACTTGGCGTGTACCCTTGCCTTAGCTGCTGGATTGGACGGCATTCGTAACAAAATCGACCCAGGTAAACCGAACGAAGATAACCTTTACGAAATCAATGATGCAGAACGAAGAGATAGAGGCATTGAATTTCTCCCGCATACGCTGCAAGATGCCATTAATGCGTTTGCAGCGGATCCTCTCGTCGAACAGGCGCTAGGAACAGAACTAAAACAAGAGTTTATCCGCTACAAAACCATGGAGTGGGAAGCGTACCATTTGACCATCAGTGAATGGGAACTCGAACGCTACATGGATATGTTTTAA
- the nikR gene encoding nickel-responsive transcriptional regulator NikR yields MAQNVDKSSNSVSRISVSMDPDVLTELDDMVELRGYSSRSQAISDMVNQQLIEQKAQLGSNVMVGTITLFYDRNTRGLQKRLSDLQFEHIDEVISSLHVHLTEDKIMEVILVQGPAITLQEILDKFAILKGVISAKLQLMAEASAILPPLHGK; encoded by the coding sequence ATGGCACAAAACGTCGATAAATCTTCTAATTCGGTTAGCCGCATCAGTGTCTCGATGGACCCTGATGTGCTCACTGAGTTAGATGATATGGTAGAACTTCGCGGCTACAGCAGCCGCTCTCAGGCGATCAGTGACATGGTGAACCAACAGTTGATTGAGCAAAAAGCGCAACTGGGCAGCAATGTCATGGTTGGCACCATTACGCTCTTTTATGACCGCAATACCCGCGGCCTACAAAAGCGTTTGAGCGACTTACAGTTTGAGCACATTGACGAAGTGATCAGCTCGCTGCACGTACACCTGACCGAAGACAAAATCATGGAAGTGATTCTAGTCCAAGGCCCAGCGATTACGCTGCAAGAGATCTTAGACAAATTCGCCATTCTCAAAGGGGTGATTTCAGCCAAACTGCAATTAATGGCCGAAGCCAGCGCCATTTTGCCGCCATTGCATGGGAAGTAA
- a CDS encoding IS4 family transposase produces MFSADTEQWARDTFHHSELGDRRRSKRLVQLASSLANHLGQSLVQSLKSPADIEAAYRFTRNQAIDPQAIAEAGFAATVENTKHYECLLALEDTTSLEFSHSTVRGDMGHTTSNNYSRGMFAHSVLLFAPHEQHVVGLIEQERWTRNIKDYGKSQNHAKRPYLEKESYKWERASRAMETRLGEGMSKIISVCDREADLIEYLAYKTSNQQRFVVRSMQSRCILESEDKLYQYSASLTDAGMRTVQVRQKGGRKARRAVCEVRYAPITVKVPSNKKGEPVELYYVGCQEREQEKGLNWHILTSEPVRSKEEAERILDYYEKRWLIEEFHKAWKSGGTQVENLRMQSKENLERMVVILAFIAVRLHQLRYLGLNKEEAEKQSCEMILSPQSWKILWSKQEKRKPPKKAPSLYWAYINLGKLAGWYDSKRNGRVGWERLWEGWFILQTILEGYLLAKSLDL; encoded by the coding sequence ATGTTTTCAGCAGATACAGAGCAATGGGCCAGAGATACCTTTCACCACTCCGAGTTAGGCGATCGCCGTCGCTCCAAGCGCCTAGTACAACTTGCCTCTTCTTTGGCTAATCATTTAGGACAATCACTTGTGCAATCTTTGAAATCTCCCGCTGATATTGAAGCTGCTTATCGCTTTACTCGCAATCAAGCCATTGACCCTCAAGCCATTGCCGAGGCTGGTTTTGCCGCAACGGTCGAAAATACGAAGCACTATGAGTGCTTACTGGCGTTGGAAGATACCACTTCACTTGAATTTTCCCATTCAACTGTCCGGGGAGACATGGGGCATACGACCTCGAATAATTACTCCCGAGGGATGTTCGCCCACTCCGTCCTTCTTTTTGCACCACACGAGCAGCATGTCGTTGGTCTTATTGAACAAGAGCGCTGGACTCGAAATATCAAAGATTACGGCAAGAGTCAGAATCATGCGAAAAGACCGTATCTTGAAAAAGAGAGCTACAAATGGGAACGCGCATCTCGAGCTATGGAAACTCGCCTTGGCGAAGGGATGAGCAAGATTATCTCCGTGTGTGACCGAGAAGCCGACCTTATTGAATATTTGGCTTACAAAACATCTAATCAACAACGTTTTGTCGTTCGTTCGATGCAAAGTCGCTGCATATTGGAGAGTGAAGATAAACTTTATCAGTACAGCGCGTCCTTAACTGATGCAGGTATGAGAACAGTTCAGGTCAGACAAAAAGGCGGCCGTAAGGCACGACGAGCTGTGTGTGAAGTTCGCTACGCCCCCATTACAGTGAAGGTTCCATCCAACAAAAAGGGAGAACCTGTAGAGCTTTATTATGTAGGCTGTCAGGAGCGTGAACAGGAAAAAGGTCTCAACTGGCATATTCTCACATCAGAGCCAGTCCGCTCAAAAGAAGAGGCCGAACGAATATTAGATTATTACGAAAAGCGGTGGCTAATTGAGGAGTTCCACAAAGCGTGGAAGAGTGGTGGAACTCAGGTTGAAAACTTACGAATGCAAAGCAAAGAAAACTTGGAGCGAATGGTTGTCATACTGGCTTTCATTGCCGTTCGGTTGCACCAACTTCGTTATCTTGGGCTGAACAAAGAAGAAGCCGAGAAACAGAGTTGTGAAATGATATTGAGTCCTCAAAGCTGGAAGATCCTGTGGTCAAAACAGGAAAAGAGAAAGCCGCCAAAGAAAGCACCGAGTCTCTATTGGGCATACATTAATCTTGGGAAATTAGCCGGTTGGTATGATTCTAAACGCAACGGGCGAGTTGGCTGGGAACGGCTTTGGGAAGGATGGTTTATTTTGCAAACCATCCTTGAAGGTTACTTGCTTGCCAAGTCTCTAGATCTTTGA
- a CDS encoding HoxN/HupN/NixA family nickel/cobalt transporter encodes MLVSHCYSTRTRARLLLISLALLNAAIWIWAFSVFGAHPALIGTAVLAWTYGLRHAVDADHIAAIDNVTRKMMQQGKEPVAVGAYFSLGHSSIVILASLAVGLATAQFRHELSWFQDVGGTIGTSVSALFLLILALINFLIFKDIWKKYQQVKQGNTNVLSHELEEPLGGGMMTWIYRRLFRFINHSWQMYLVGFLFGLGFDTATEVGLLAISATSSSNGLPLSTIMVFPALFAAGMAFVDSVDNVIMVKAYSWAFEQPFRKLYYNLTITASSLIVALVIGGFEALGLLVEKGHWHSTFSDWVMSANDQLGDIGFWIVGIMIACWVVSLLNYRLRGYHRLVG; translated from the coding sequence ATGCTAGTGTCTCACTGCTACTCAACGCGAACCCGCGCCCGTTTACTACTGATTAGCCTTGCGCTGCTCAATGCTGCGATTTGGATTTGGGCATTTTCTGTCTTTGGCGCTCATCCCGCCTTGATTGGCACTGCGGTGCTCGCATGGACCTACGGCCTACGCCACGCGGTCGATGCCGACCATATTGCCGCGATTGATAACGTAACCCGCAAAATGATGCAACAAGGCAAAGAGCCAGTTGCGGTGGGAGCGTATTTCTCACTCGGACACTCATCGATTGTTATATTGGCATCATTAGCTGTTGGTCTTGCTACCGCCCAATTTCGTCACGAACTCAGTTGGTTTCAAGATGTCGGCGGCACAATTGGCACCTCCGTTTCGGCGCTGTTTCTATTGATTTTGGCGTTGATCAACTTTCTGATCTTTAAAGATATCTGGAAAAAATATCAGCAAGTCAAACAAGGCAACACCAACGTACTGAGCCATGAGTTAGAAGAGCCATTAGGCGGTGGAATGATGACATGGATTTATCGCCGCCTGTTTCGCTTTATCAACCACAGCTGGCAAATGTACTTAGTCGGCTTTCTGTTTGGGTTGGGCTTTGATACCGCGACCGAAGTGGGACTGCTGGCGATCTCCGCCACCAGCTCATCCAACGGTTTACCCCTAAGCACGATTATGGTCTTCCCTGCTCTGTTCGCTGCGGGCATGGCGTTTGTCGACTCCGTCGATAACGTCATTATGGTAAAAGCCTACAGCTGGGCATTCGAACAACCGTTTCGTAAGCTCTATTACAATCTCACTATTACCGCTTCCTCATTGATTGTCGCCTTGGTGATCGGCGGCTTTGAAGCGCTAGGTTTACTTGTCGAAAAAGGCCACTGGCACTCCACTTTCAGCGATTGGGTAATGAGCGCCAACGACCAACTCGGCGATATCGGCTTCTGGATTGTCGGCATTATGATCGCCTGTTGGGTTGTGTCGCTGCTGAACTACCGCTTGCGCGGGTATCATAGGTTGGTTGGGTGA
- a CDS encoding ATP-binding protein, translating into MGINVGEVIAVRGTQITLRIFDESSLETMFHDGKKYKGISIREYIGIKRGFCLIVCIVEGEYLDENRFELEDKKIQYIRKVEAKPIGYFEQSKFKDGIKLMPMIKDKAYLLNESQVISVFSQGTDGTFKIGKTLKEELPVSLPWNKIFNSHVGIFGNTGSGKSNTLTRLYAELFSNFEEKLKDKSQFLLIDFNGEYTGSQLIKNPDNKKSFNLSTGKKIGEKLPLASDQLWNTEILALLFQATSNTQTPFINRVIERRMKDHKNGEDLKDYIIGTFYLCFVNTAQNKETLAHLKIIAVHLSCKPLEKKLNDIFWYDKGEKFACKVDGKTLWDNFGTDGEFNRNLRPILNGLDISKIDALDELIVRINVQLLRDLSYGYIQFEHIQPLLKRVESAVNDLRKIFIVKENVNDEFKLLNVVSLRGCNQATKKIVPLLLAKMFYQEHRDNVDTPPKNTLHFIIDEAHNILSQQSNREHEIWKDYRLEMFEEIIKEGRKFGMYLTLSSQRPADISPTIMSQLHNFFIHRLVNDKDLFLIDNTISTLDRMSKSLIPNLSKGACVVTGTAFDLPIVMQVDYIESKESRPASDDVDLAELWGLVDKKEV; encoded by the coding sequence ATGGGCATTAACGTTGGTGAAGTCATTGCGGTTCGTGGTACTCAAATCACTCTTCGCATTTTTGATGAATCAAGCTTAGAAACTATGTTTCACGATGGAAAGAAGTATAAGGGAATTTCTATACGTGAATACATTGGCATTAAGCGCGGATTTTGTCTCATTGTGTGTATTGTTGAAGGTGAATATCTGGATGAAAACCGATTTGAACTAGAAGACAAAAAAATTCAATATATCCGTAAAGTAGAAGCCAAGCCCATAGGGTACTTTGAGCAGAGTAAGTTTAAAGACGGCATCAAATTAATGCCGATGATCAAAGACAAAGCTTATCTGCTTAACGAGAGCCAAGTGATCAGTGTTTTCAGTCAGGGAACCGATGGTACATTCAAAATAGGAAAAACCTTGAAAGAGGAGTTACCTGTGTCACTTCCTTGGAACAAGATTTTTAATAGCCACGTTGGTATTTTCGGCAACACGGGTAGTGGAAAATCCAACACGCTCACTAGGTTGTATGCGGAGCTATTTTCCAATTTTGAAGAAAAACTAAAAGACAAAAGTCAGTTTCTCTTAATTGATTTTAACGGTGAATACACTGGTAGCCAGCTTATCAAGAACCCTGATAACAAAAAATCATTCAACCTAAGTACGGGTAAAAAAATAGGTGAAAAGTTACCATTAGCAAGTGATCAATTGTGGAACACAGAAATATTGGCTTTGTTGTTTCAAGCAACGTCCAATACTCAAACTCCATTCATCAATCGTGTTATTGAACGGAGAATGAAAGATCATAAAAATGGTGAAGACTTAAAGGACTACATCATAGGTACGTTTTACTTGTGTTTTGTTAATACAGCACAAAACAAAGAGACTTTGGCTCATCTTAAGATTATTGCAGTTCACCTTTCCTGCAAACCTCTTGAAAAAAAGCTTAATGACATATTTTGGTATGACAAAGGGGAAAAATTCGCTTGCAAAGTTGATGGAAAAACTTTGTGGGATAATTTTGGTACTGATGGCGAGTTTAATCGTAATCTAAGACCAATATTAAATGGTTTAGATATATCGAAAATTGACGCACTAGATGAACTAATTGTGAGGATTAATGTTCAATTGCTTAGAGATTTATCTTACGGGTACATTCAATTTGAGCATATACAACCTCTTTTGAAGAGAGTTGAAAGTGCAGTGAATGACCTAAGAAAAATCTTTATCGTCAAAGAAAATGTAAATGATGAGTTCAAGCTATTGAATGTTGTTTCATTGAGAGGATGCAATCAAGCAACTAAGAAGATTGTGCCTTTGCTGTTGGCGAAAATGTTTTATCAAGAACACAGAGATAATGTCGATACGCCCCCTAAAAATACGTTGCACTTCATTATTGATGAAGCACATAACATTTTGTCGCAACAGTCAAATAGAGAGCACGAGATCTGGAAAGATTACAGACTCGAGATGTTCGAAGAAATCATCAAAGAGGGGCGTAAGTTTGGGATGTATCTGACACTATCAAGTCAGAGACCTGCGGACATCTCGCCAACGATAATGTCTCAACTTCACAACTTCTTTATACATAGGCTTGTCAATGATAAGGATTTGTTCCTTATAGACAATACGATTAGCACGCTAGACCGAATGTCTAAAAGTTTGATACCGAACCTATCTAAAGGAGCATGTGTTGTAACTGGCACTGCTTTTGATTTGCCGATTGTAATGCAGGTAGATTACATCGAGAGCAAGGAAAGCCGTCCTGCTAGTGATGATGTTGATCTTGCTGAACTCTGGGGACTTGTTGATAAAAAAGAGGTATAG